The following is a genomic window from Myxococcales bacterium.
CTCTTTCCTGAAGAGCAAATCTGGCGCATAGAGGGAGCTAAGGCGCGTTTTTTAAAACTCGAAAAAAATGAACGCATGACACAAATTATTCTTGAGCTTAGAAAATTGCTCCTTGTGCCGGAACACACCATTGCTTGGGTACACCCAAGCTGGATAAAAGATGAGCTTAAAAAAGAACCTCTCTACTTAAGAAGCTCTCTTGAGGCAAGTCTAAAAAATATAACGCTCGAGCAAAAAAGTATCATTTCACCAAAAATTCTACTGCAAAATTTTCTGCCTAATTTTATTAAGACAAAACCTAAAGCTGCACTCTTTGATCCTGCTCTCATGAGACTTCAGGCCCTCAATGAAAATAATTTTCTTCAGGTAATGAAAGCTGCAGGTTCTTATGGCATAGCTAACCTTGCCCAAGTTTTAAAAAAGCAGAGGTTTGAAAAATTCATATCCCAAAAAATTAAAACTGTTGACTTTCTCGATGCATCTAAACTCGAAAATCCTAACCCTTTTGAATATAAATCACTCCGAAGTGTCCTTATAAAAATAATATGTGTCACCCATAAATTAACACTTGAGAAAATTGGGCTTAGTATTGCAGCAGCTTATTTATCTTTTCATAAGAGCCGCTGGCATAGCGCAATCGAGTACGCGTTGCCCAAAACTGTTGGTCTTGAGCTTAGAGAAAAAATAACACTTTTTAGTAACAAAAAGCTTGAGCAAGAGCTCAAACCTCTGCTTGCCGCCATGCTTGTCAACGGCATGGATGATGCTTTTATTTAAAAAACTATTTTTCAAAAGTATCTTCGTAATCTTCCATAGCCGCTTCAATTACTTTAAAAGCATGATCCGCGTCATATACTTTCTCAATTGAAATGGTGTTGGGACGTCCTGGAATTAATTTATAAGTACTGAAATAATGACACAGACGCTCAATCAAAACTTTGGGCAGATCATTAATAGAGCTTGCCTCTCCCCATACATTATCATTAGCAAGCACGGCAATAATTTTATCGTCCGCTTCTTGATCATCGATCATCTGAATGCCGCCCACCACACGCGCATTTAATAGTACTTCATTACGAGCAATCATACGCTCGCTGATAACACAGATATCTAAAGGATCCCCATCGCCACGTAAAGATCGAGGAGACAACTTTTGCACCCTTGTTCCACAATAGGTACGCGGCACAAAACCGTAGAGTGATGGAGGGTGAGAGCTTGTACGTTGAGGACGATCTACACGTAAATATCCTGTTTCTTTGTCAATTTCATATTTGATTAGATCAAAGGGCGTTATCTCTACGTAAACATTGACATCTTGTGGTGGATTCTTCCCTGGCAGTAATCCATGCCAAGGATGTGGACGCCAATGGGCAAAGGATGATTTTTTTGAATTCATAAGCCTGCCTTCATAAAGTATTCTCATGCGCAGCTATTTTTGCTTTCAACTGCACTTTTCTAAGATTTAAAAATCTAAAACACAAACAATATATTTCAACAAGGTTTTTATTATTACTATTTAATAACACTTAAAAACTAATCAAAATGCACACAGCGCTTAAAAAAATTTAGCACATGAAACAGAGTAATCACCCGTTTTATCACTGTAAAACACTCTCCCCTTCCTGATAATTTCCCTATCACAAGCAAAGGCCTCTTCAAGTGAAACTTCCCTCACATCCATTGAGATGGGCGATGCCTCAATCACAGTATTTTCACCGGTCCACATTGCAACGTGCACCGCTTTTTCGTGCTTGTTCACACTAAAGAGAACATCTCCAGGCAAAAGATCATCGAATGAAATTTTTGTGCTCATTTGTCGCTGGTATCCAACCGGGCGAGCTAATTCTTTGGCACAGCTCATATAAGCGGTTTTAACCAATCCTGCACAATCATAGCCATGCCCTTCAAAAGCACAGCGACCTCCCCATTTGTAGGGCTGTCCAATCAATTTTCGCGCTTGGGCGACTATTTGGGCTCGCAGCCGCACCTCATCCATATTTTTAAGTTCATCTATCTTGCTCAAACTCTCTTTACTGACCCAATTACCATTATCACCATGGATCTGTACAAAATATTTTTCTCCAAGCTCTCCCAAAATCTTCACATGAGTCCCCATGGAGAGCTGCATATCTTTTTGCTCAGAGAGGTCAACTTTGAGCACAGGATCAATCACTATATGAGTAAAAGCAGAGTCTAGATGTTCTGAGAGTGAGCTTTGCTCCATAAGGCCACCAAAGCTGTACTCACCCTTAATTTTTTGAGAGCAAAATCCCCAATTTTTGCTCTTGAGACTCGGTTCATAACAAACTGACTCATTAAATAGGTACTCTTCACAAAGACAGAAATCACGATCCAAAAAACCCGGGGAAGGAATTTTCTTGAGGGCTGACTGCTTATAATGAGGGTAATTATTTCCATTAATAGGTCCCAAATAGCAACAAGCGACCCCTTTGTTTACGATCTTTTTTTCTTTGCCTGCAAGCAAGGAAAAAGAACTTATTAAACAAATAAAACAATAAATTATTTCTACATTTTTCATAAATTTAAATTCTCAAAAAACACAACATTTGGCTATCACATAGATCGCACAACAGCAATATAATGAGA
Proteins encoded in this region:
- a CDS encoding inorganic pyrophosphatase, with amino-acid sequence MNSKKSSFAHWRPHPWHGLLPGKNPPQDVNVYVEITPFDLIKYEIDKETGYLRVDRPQRTSSHPPSLYGFVPRTYCGTRVQKLSPRSLRGDGDPLDICVISERMIARNEVLLNARVVGGIQMIDDQEADDKIIAVLANDNVWGEASSINDLPKVLIERLCHYFSTYKLIPGRPNTISIEKVYDADHAFKVIEAAMEDYEDTFEK
- a CDS encoding C40 family peptidase, whose product is MKNVEIIYCFICLISSFSLLAGKEKKIVNKGVACCYLGPINGNNYPHYKQSALKKIPSPGFLDRDFCLCEEYLFNESVCYEPSLKSKNWGFCSQKIKGEYSFGGLMEQSSLSEHLDSAFTHIVIDPVLKVDLSEQKDMQLSMGTHVKILGELGEKYFVQIHGDNGNWVSKESLSKIDELKNMDEVRLRAQIVAQARKLIGQPYKWGGRCAFEGHGYDCAGLVKTAYMSCAKELARPVGYQRQMSTKISFDDLLPGDVLFSVNKHEKAVHVAMWTGENTVIEASPISMDVREVSLEEAFACDREIIRKGRVFYSDKTGDYSVSCAKFF